The segment CCGCCGCGGGTTTTGTCCGACGCGGCCTGACCGATGCCGGTTTTGAGGCAGGAAAGCGCAAAGGTTTTGGCCCAAAACGCGAGATGACCTGCGGCGAGATGAAGGCGGTCTCCCCCGTGCGTAAACAGCAGCCGTGGTACGCCCGCCCGGCGGCAGAAGGCGACGACATTGCGCTGATTGGCGGCGGCGTAGCCAGCGCCCTGCTCGCCCTGGCGCTGCTGCGACGCGGTAAAAACGTCACGCTCTACAGCGCCGCCGCGCGGCCTGCCGCAGGCGCCTCCGGTAACCGCCAGGGCGCGCTCTACCCGCTGCTTAATCATCACGACCCGGCGCTGGCGACCTTTTTTCCCACCGCCTTCACCTTTGCCCGACGCTTTTATGACGCACTTGCGCTGTCGTTCGATCACGACTGGTGCGGCGTCACGCAGCTGGCCTGGGATGAAAAGAGTGCGGAAAAAATCGCTAAAATGCTGACCCTGGCGCTGCCGGATGAGATAGCCCGCAGGGTTGATACTCAGGAGGCCGAAGCGCTGTGCGGCGTTGAGACAGGATGCGGTGGCATGACCTACCCGCTGGGCGGCTGGCTTTCCCCCGCCCAGCTCACGGCACAGCTGCTTGAACGGGCAGAACAGTGCGGGCTCAGGCTGCACTGGAATCACCGCCTGACCGGGCTGACGGAGCAGAATGGCCGCTGGACGCTCAATTTTTCCGACCTGCCGAGCCAGCAGGCTCCGACTGTCGTGCTGGCGACCGGACACGAACTCGCCTCCTTTTCGCAAAGTGAAAAACTACCCGCCTATCCGGTTAGCGGCCAGGTGAGCCATATTCCCACCACGCCCATGCTGGCGCAGCTAAAGCAGGTACTGTGCTACGACGGTTACCTGACACCGGCTAATCGACATAATCAGCATCACTGCATCGGTGCCAGCTACCATCGCGCCGACAGCTCAACGGCCTACCGCGAGGCCGATCAGCAGGAAAATCGCCAGCGGCTGATCCGCTGTCTGCCCCATCAGGCGTGGCCAGAGGAGGTGGATGTGAGCGCAGGCCAGGCCCGAAGCAGCGTGCGCTGCGCCACCCGCGACCATATGCCGATGAGCGGGCCGCTGCCGGACTATGCGCGTACGCTCGCGGAGTACGCCACTCTGGCGCAGCATAAGGACCAGGCATCAGACGCCCCACTGCATAACGGCCTGTTCGTCCTGGGCGCGCTGGGGTCGCGGGGATTATGCAGCGGCCCGCTCGCCGCCGAGGTGCTGGCCGCCGAACTATGCGGCGAACCGATCCCGCTGGATCGCGATACGCTGGCCGCGATGCATCCCAACCGTTACTGGGTCAGGAAGCTCCTGAAGGGAAAGGCGGTGAAAACCTTCGACTAAACCTGATTTGTGATACCAACAGAAAGGATGCAAATTCTCAGCAAAGGGTAAAAGATGAGAATTAACAGCCTTTCCTTAATCAGGCAGACTTACGCGCCTGGAGAAACAGATTGTCCCACATGCCAATCACCAGCGCCTGATCGCGCGGCGAGAGCTCGCCGGCCTGGATTGCGTTTTGCAGGCTTTGCTGCACCTGAATTTGCAGGGCCTCCGGCGTATGTTCGCCCGACTGTTCGATCTCTGCCACCGCCAGGGTCAGATGACCACGCAGATAGCCGCTGGCAAAAAGCTCATCGTCGCTGGCACTCTCCACCATATCGTCGATCAGGGCCAGGATCCGCGCTTCAAATTCGTCAATCATATCGTTCCTCTTGCTTGCTTTCCCCCATCATCACAGATCTTCCGGCCATGGAAACTGTGACGCGGTTAGCGGGGGCGTTGAGTAATAAGTGCAAAGTTCGGCAATAAAGCGCGCCGGGCGGGCGGGTATGCCCTGTTC is part of the Erwinia sp. HDF1-3R genome and harbors:
- a CDS encoding YfcL family protein, whose product is MIDEFEARILALIDDMVESASDDELFASGYLRGHLTLAVAEIEQSGEHTPEALQIQVQQSLQNAIQAGELSPRDQALVIGMWDNLFLQARKSA
- the mnmC gene encoding bifunctional tRNA (5-methylaminomethyl-2-thiouridine)(34)-methyltransferase MnmD/FAD-dependent 5-carboxymethylaminomethyl-2-thiouridine(34) oxidoreductase MnmC, translated to MKNVPIEHAELSWNEEGTPVSRAFGDVYFSNESGLEETRHVFLGGNQIPDRFEHHPRALFITAETGFGTGLNFLALWQVFDQFRQQHPDSRLQRLHFVSCEKYPLNLADLTSAQSRWPTLAKYAAALQAQWPVALPGCHRLLLDEGRVTLDLWFGDINQLIHTFDDSLTQQVDAWFLDGFAPSKNPDMWTPELFACMAKLARQGCTLATFTAAGFVRRGLTDAGFEAGKRKGFGPKREMTCGEMKAVSPVRKQQPWYARPAAEGDDIALIGGGVASALLALALLRRGKNVTLYSAAARPAAGASGNRQGALYPLLNHHDPALATFFPTAFTFARRFYDALALSFDHDWCGVTQLAWDEKSAEKIAKMLTLALPDEIARRVDTQEAEALCGVETGCGGMTYPLGGWLSPAQLTAQLLERAEQCGLRLHWNHRLTGLTEQNGRWTLNFSDLPSQQAPTVVLATGHELASFSQSEKLPAYPVSGQVSHIPTTPMLAQLKQVLCYDGYLTPANRHNQHHCIGASYHRADSSTAYREADQQENRQRLIRCLPHQAWPEEVDVSAGQARSSVRCATRDHMPMSGPLPDYARTLAEYATLAQHKDQASDAPLHNGLFVLGALGSRGLCSGPLAAEVLAAELCGEPIPLDRDTLAAMHPNRYWVRKLLKGKAVKTFD